A region of Saccopteryx leptura isolate mSacLep1 chromosome X, mSacLep1_pri_phased_curated, whole genome shotgun sequence DNA encodes the following proteins:
- the LOC136386182 gene encoding BTB/POZ domain-containing protein KCTD12-like: MAMPEKSTFTKPSEDFSHFPEIIELNVGGQVYITRYPTLVSVPGSLLWEMFMEKTPCSLIQDNKGRFFVDRDGFLFRYVLDYMRDQKLVLPDHFPECGRLQREAEYFKLPELVKMLAPKINKINSIGNDLCQSDLEELSTNIDITYNFSSRNNIQISGHDNPPALPANINSDLKKAGFITIGYRGSYALGRDSQTDVKFRRVARIMVCGKISLAKEVFGDTLNESRDPDRPPEQYTSRYYLKFTFLEQAFDKLANAGFHMVTCNSTGTCTITHDQKDDRIWTSYTEYVFFRE; encoded by the coding sequence ATGGCCATGCCAGAGAAATCAACTTTCACTAAACCAAGTGAGGATTTCAGTCATTTTCCTGAGATTATTGAACTCAATGTGGGTGGTCAAGTGTACATCACTCGTTATCCTACATTGGTCAGTGTTCCTGGCTCCCTACTCTGGGAAATGTTCATGGAAAAGACTCCTTGTTCCCTAATCCAGGACAACAAAGGGAGATTCTTTGTAGACCGAGATGGTTTCCTCTTTCGCTATGTGCTAGACTACATGAGAGACCAGAAACTAGTGCTTCCTGACCACTTTCCAGAGTGTGGTAGGCTCCAGAGAGAAGCAGAATACTTCAAGCTACCAGAGTTAGTGAAGATGTTGGCTCCTAAAATCAACAAGATCAACTCAATTGGCAATGATTTATGCCAAAGTGATTTAGAAGAGCTTTCCACCAACATTGACATAACATATAATTTCTCTTCAAGAAATAACATCCAAATTAGTGGCCATGATAATCCCCCAGCTCTGCCAGCAAACATTAATTCTGACCTCAAAAAGGCAGGTTTCATCACCATTGGATATCGAGGTTCTTATGCTCTGGGTCGGGATAGCCAAACAGATGTCAAATTCCGCCGTGTGGCTCGAATCATGGTGTGTGGTAAGATCTCATTGGCCAAAGAAGTATTTGGAGATACTCTAAATGAGAGCAGAGACCCTGACCGTCCCCCTGAGCAATACACTTCTCGATATTATCTCAAATTTACCTTTCTGGAACAAGCCTTTGACAAACTAGCTAATGCTGGCTTTCACATGGTAACATGCAACTCCACTGGCACCTGCACTATCACCCATGACCAGAAAGATGACAGGATCTGGACCTCTTACACTGAATATGTTTTCTTCCGGGAGTGA